A single genomic interval of Helianthus annuus cultivar XRQ/B chromosome 13, HanXRQr2.0-SUNRISE, whole genome shotgun sequence harbors:
- the LOC118485814 gene encoding uncharacterized protein LOC118485814: MGFFSFASRGAAKKILLNPPKSFHDWKPKFFFIREEVLPIAMPFRDWTEAILKEDLPIPKTARWYQQLTPTPNRVFGENVLVAAKMSDQWLPSSREVPVLKIGDQEAQLYQAAFSTFGGPMGVRPLRDDEESWYDQIKGNFMFPAADAFASPPTATEAKGKTGAGGSKSSGSAGSRNPEAGATPSFPEDDEAEEEDAGARLIGRKRGRSEATTGVASAPTSVVIPVVGKTSKLRSLYKFSPEIKKKTPEKGVTFSEAAAKRPKITVKSTNTAAQDAAKAAEAQRKVEEDRKREEEKKRVAEEKKKKEEERKKIEEERKKKEEEERKQRAEQERLAEVARKQALEKELTAKKAMDQPLKSPGPEVTKPTHTGPVITSKGSSRFSSSGASSGGAGGYNPNVIGAKDTVGDIYYKTYNEEECGDAPHQAPWSLKQKDTFIEFSPAREWFLNSFTPAEVNRQRAKPHEMLYRTYILGEANARAANHQIVREWRTMVRERADWEAYRERMLKRIAEFEKSKAAFGEERAKFEADKKAEEWGREGLQKKLHNVEEQLAKEKADFKRICAQDNERAYAARQKIVDLEAKVADLTSKVEEAQGEKAAKQQVEVELSEVKLQLSSKDRDLHAKDAEIAELKRRLNEQIDRCESLEIDLEAERVKAATAEEARAVSTAALNVAQTNYSEAQGIVDTLVSEAEWMRTRGVVLVSAFVLCFFLLRVLSLMLFVFCEGCQLHPECGRARPRRSGSDRCGACGGSSGRLPGVCRSR, from the exons ATGGGGTTTTTCTCGTTTGCAAGCCGGGGCGCGGCAAAGAAGATCTTGTTGAATCCTCCTAAGAGTTTCCACGACTGGAAACCCAAGTTCTTCTTCATCAGGGAAGAAGTCTTGCCGATTGCCATGCCCTTTAGGGACTGGACTGAGGCCATACTCAAGGAAGATCTTCCCATCCCAAAAACTGCTCGGTGGTACCAGCAGCTAACCCCAACCCCAAATCGGGTTTTTGGGGAAAATGTGTTGGTTGCTGCtaagatgagtgaccagtggttGCCTAGCAGCAGAGAGGTTCCGGTTTTGAAGATCGGCGATCAAG AAGCGCAACTCTATCAAGCTGCCTTCTCGACATTTGGTGGCCCCATGGGCGTTCGCCCATTGCGCGATGACGAGGaaagctggtatgaccagattaaaGGAAACTTCATGTTTCCTGCTGCTGATGCTTTCGCTTCACCGCCGACCgctactgaag CTAAGGGGAAGACCGGTGCTGGTGGGTCGAAGAGttctgggagcgcgggttctcgtaaccctgaAGCTGGCGCGACTCCATCTTTTCCTGAAGATGACGAAGCAGAAGAAGAAGATGCCGGTGCTCGGCTTATTGGGCGGAAGAGGGGTAGGAGCGAAGCCACGACTGGTGTGGCTTCCGCCCCTACATCTGTTGTGATTCCCGTGGTTGGGAAAACGAGCAAGCTGCGCTCGTTATACAAATTTTCTCCTG aaatcaagaagaagacccctgagaagggtGTCACGTTTAGTGAGGCTGCGGCGAAGAGGCCCAAGATTACCGTCAAGTCCACTAACACTGCTGCTCAGGATGCCGCGAAGGCTGCTGAGGCGCAGCGAAAGGTGGAGGAGGATCGGAAGAGAGAGGAGGAGAAGAAGAGAGTTGCGgaagagaagaaaaagaaagaagaagagaggAAGAAGATAGAGGAGGAGAGAAAGAAAAAAGAGGAGGAGGAGAGGAAGCAGAGGGCGGAGCAGGAGAGGTTGGCTGAAGTGGCGAGGAAGCAGGCCTTGGAGAAGGAGCTAACGGCGAAAAAGGCTATGGATCAGCCTCTTAAATCTCCAGGTCCTGAGGTCACCAAACCAACCCACACCGGTCCTGTTATTACTTCCAAGGGTTCCAGCCGCTTCTCCTCAAGCGGCGCGAGCTCTGGTGGAGCTGGGGGTTATAACCCCAATGTGATAGGTGCGAAGGACACCGTTGGGGATATTTACTACAAGACTTACAATGAAGAAGAATGTGGTGACGCTCCTCATCAAGCCCCCTGGAGTTTAAAACAGAAAGATACCTTCATTGAGTTCAGCCCTGCGCGCGAGTGGTTCTTGAACTCCTTTACACCTGCTGAAGTCAATCGGCAAAGGGCGAAACCTCACGAAATGTTGTATCGTACTTATATCCTTGGCGAGGCCAACGCTCGTGCTGCCAACCATCAAATAGTTCGCGAATGGCGAACGATGGTTAGGGAGCGCGCCGACTGGGAGGCTTATCGCGAGCGTATGCTGAAACGTATTGCTGAATTTGAAAAATCTAAAGCCGCATTTGGTGAGGAGAGGGCCAAGTTTGAGGCTGACAAGAAGGCTGAAGAGTGGGGCCGCGAGGGGCTGCAGAAAAAACTCCACAATGTTGAagagcaactggccaaggagaaggccgatTTTAAACGTATTTGTGCCCAAGACAACGAGCGCGCCTATGCGGCTCGACAGAAGATAGTTGATCTTGAGGCTAAAGTTGCTGACTTGACCTCGAAGGTAGAGGAGGCGCAGGGAGAGAAGGCTGCCAAACAGCAGGTGGAG GTTGAATTGTCTGAGGTCAAACTACAGCTGTCCAGCAAGGACAGAGATCTCCACGCCAAGGACGCTGAGATTGCGGAGCTCAAACGTCGCTTAAACGAGCAAATTGACAGATGCGAGTCGTTGGAGATCGACCTGGAAGCCGAGAGGGTTAAGGCTGCTACGgctgaggaggcgcgtgctgtTAGCACTGCTGCGCTGAATGTGGCCCAAACCAACTACTCCGAGGCTCAAGGCATCGTCGATACGCTTGTCTCAGAAGCTGAAtggatgcgcactcgtggagtagTGCTGGTAAGTGCCTTTGTCTTATGCTTTTTCTTGTTGAGAGTTTTATCTTTAATGCTTTTTGTTTTTTgtgaaggttgccaactccatccTGAATGCGGGCGAGCTAGACCGCGCCGTAGCGGCTCTGACAGATGCGGCGCGTGCGGTGGGTCATCGGGGAGGCTACCTGGAGTGTGCCGATCACGTTGA